DNA sequence from the Daphnia carinata strain CSIRO-1 chromosome 8, CSIRO_AGI_Dcar_HiC_V3, whole genome shotgun sequence genome:
AACTTGCCTCCTTTGGCAGTTGGAGATGGATGGACGAGAATTTGCGGTGAGGCGACAAAATCTAACCGCCGACTACTATCCGTCTCATCCGCAGGAAGAGAACTTTCTCCACTTCCTGATTCTTGAGGTTCTTCTTCGGCAAGTTGGGCATCTTCCCGTTTacgtttctcttcttcagcCTCACACTTTAAGGCTATTGTTAATCGCGGGACAAGCTGGGTCCGCATACCTTTACTACTCAAATTCCGCGCCTCCAATTCCGATTTGAGTTCACTAAACTGAAACAGACAAAAAGATGAGTATCTATTTTATTAACGGGagaaatttatcgaattaCTGACTTTGAGATTTTTTGGCTCAAGTTTTGAATAGTGAGAAGCTTCCTTTAATGGATCAACCGCGTCTTCTTTTGGTTCGTCTTCCATctgcataaaagaaaaacaacacaaacggATACCGATGTAAATCTTGGAATCGTCTCCAACTACACAATCTAAAAAAGAGCATTATTCTGGAAGAAGTCAATCGTCGTAATGCAGCTCGgtcgaaataaaataaataaaagagtttGCTCGTCGAAATCAAAAACCAAACgacaaaacagaaagaaaaaaaaaacagtgagAAGAATTAGTAGTCTGCGATGCCTTAGCTTCAGGATCGGCCTCAGCTGGCTCGTTGGCCGGTTGCATATAAGACTGGACGATGGTCTCCCACTGGTTGGCGGTGGGAACGCACGACCAGACATCTGGTACAAAGAGCAGGACATTTTCAATGCGACTTTTCATGGACGAGACTCGGTGGTAGCGGATCTCGGCCACGCGGTACCTAATCATACGGACAAAATGATTATTTTCCACTAATTAGCACAGACGCGACGGCCATCGACTATAAATATTCGAGAATCACTGAGCAACACGATTCATCCTGGAAGGGCAAATCAAAAGGATTAGAATTTGAAGCAACAAACATTCTCGTTCTACCGGGTAGAATACAACACTTcctgaaaaatagaaatgtcaAAAATTACATGCAGTGGGTTATCTCGAGAGCTACTCACCATTGAGTGCAAGCGCTGAGATCGATGCCTGTTAGGGCCTTGCAGGTGCGAATGGCCGTTCTAATTAGCACTTGCGGATCGGACTTGGGATCGGCACCGTCCAGCGACGGACTCCAAGGCCCTCCGATCGCCATAGTCTCGTTCTTTCCGCGATGACCCACTAGGAATCGAATCAATCGAGCGGGATGGACAAAATCTTCTTTGTCTTCATCCGGACAGCATTTGCGAACGAATTCATCCATTGGAAGAAGACTGAGAAGCATCACTTTTGCGCTGTACGCATAATCAGCATCGGAAGGCTCGTAAACAGCAGTGTTTTCTGTCGGAGGTTCAACATCCTTGTCGAAGATGTGGAATGAAACTGGACTGTCTAGCTGTAAAGGACGATGGATGGGGAACGAGTCGACCCACCAGTAGATGGAGTTCAGGAAATCAGAAGGCACATACATATGGTTGTACCGGCGCCTTAATTCCAGGAGATTGGCTTCTCGACTGGAAAAATTGTAAAGTAAATCAAATATGTAAAAACCCATTGTAACAAAAGTATTTCCAATTATCCTATTTGGAACTAGTggggggtaaaagaaaaaatgtttaccaatCCAAGGAGACTTTGGGGATCTGTACAGAATATCGAGGTGTGGCCCGAACCCTTCGCCGAGGTGGTGGGGAATTCTGTGGGCTACGACTACGTTTACGACCCGGACTCCTGCTGTTGCTTCTGCTGCGTCTCTCTCGCGTTCTCGAGTCCCGGCTTTTAGGAGTCGCTCTATCCGATTCCCGATAATCGTTTGTGGTCGCTCTTCCGCGATTGGACCAATCccgattcatttgtttgttcacgtcttaaaaaaaaaaaaaaaaaaaaatcggggttaataataagaaacaaatataatgaAACGAGTTGCATTAGGTAAATGGCCGATTGGGTAAGTTTTGGAGGCCATTTGTTTACCATTTTGGCAGAACGTTGTGGGTGCGAGGAGCTTCTGAggtggttgttgttgctgtggtAACACCGGAGGTGCTATGACTTGAACCCGTGTGGCATTCCACTTGAACGGCATGGATCCGTTATAGGAAGCTTCTACCAGGACGCGATCTCCGACCTGCGGCGCAGTACCTTTGACGACGCTTGCCTGAAATATCACATCTTCGTCGATAAAGCCGAAGTTTTCGTGCAACTTCGTTACAAGTCCACTGAAGACTCGTTGTTTAACTGTagtttgttgctgttgagaCACACACGATCTATTTACTGCATACGTAGTAGTATAGTTCTGTGACAACGACGAAAGGTACATCTTGGGTAAGGTAGTATTTTACAAAATGCTTTCACCAATCATTACTGACCTGGACTGAAGATAGTGTAGTAGGCATAGCCAACCCAGGTGGTGCGATACTTGTCGATATGGACGTGGGAATAACTAAACTTGACTGATAAAAGGAACAATAATGTAGTTTTTTTCACTGTGACATTAACTTCTAATATCTACCGGCTGAATCTGAATAGTTCCTTGAGGAATACCAACATTCTAAATTAAGAACATTAAAAGATGAGGTTTATGTAccataagaaaatgaatcaacTGACCTGCTGCAAGCTTATAGAAGGTGTGAAATATGTTTGATGGGTTGTTGCCTGGTGCTGGGATGTGGCTATATTTGCCAACTGTGCTTGATTTATTTGGACTTGCCCAAAGGTACAACTGGCTGGAGTTAACTGCTGATTTAACAGTAGATGTGCTTGATTAAGGGGAATTTGAACCTGGTGGCTTTGTATGGCTGGCGTTAACTGGACTTGGCCTATTTGATTTTGGGCTGCCAGGTGAGTGGTTGTCAATGCTGGCTGGCTCAACGCAACAGACTGAACTGTCATTTGTTGAGCCAGCATTGGCTGTTGTTGAACTgcaatttaaaagaaacaagacaaTTTATCATTATTTGGACAATACTGTTGGACGACGAGTATGTCATTAATTATATCCTATGCTATTATTAACTTCTTGTTACCATTATTCCGAACCCATGGAGGATTTTTCTGTGATGGATTATAATGAGCCATCCTTGAATTTCTACCGAACGTAAGTCACGTAAAATTGTAAACATTCACCTTGGCAAGTTGTTTAGTCAAACCCCTAGGCTTCGCTAAGAAGTTGCAAGTTTTTCATGCAAATTAAATAAACTGTGGTGAAGATATTTAAAAAGAGCAAtctttaagtttttcttaaaACTAATTTAATAATTGATAATTTTCAACGTTGCTTATTGCgaaatgtttttgaatttccGGTAAAGGCAACGTATGATCTTGTATATTGCTCTCACTGGCTAACTCGTGGCTTACGTTTTCCCTTCACAAACCTTCTGCTAGTCCGTGTTTTTGAGAAATTAGAGTTGATTCATCCAGTGAAACCGTCGTAGTATCATATCTCAAAGGCGTTACGTTTTAAATCTTACCTTTCAATGTAAAAGTTTTTCGTTCATTTCCCAAAATGGCTGGAGTTTTTGACATCGATATTAACGATTTGGATGGAAACAACGTGGATCTAGACGGAGAGTCTGATGACGACGTGATTGAAGTTGAAGTAAGCtgctttcaaattttattcagGGTCATGTTTGACCTGGTACTTGGATATAAGATTTCACATTCCATATTTGTTCATTTAGCAAGACCAGCTTGCCGACAAGGAACCATTCCTGCTTCCGTCTTCATATATGGAGTAAGTGTACCATTGATCTAGATTAAGTTATATTGCACAACCACTAAAGAATGCTTTAATAACATAACTATGTGCTTGGCTGTATTCTGTAGCTCTCCTGATGTTGAAGCTGTTCAACTATCAGAGACCACTGTTAACCCTGGTGCAGAGAAGACTGGCCCTCAGGACTTTGAACTGAGGCGCGTACTTGGCAGAGGTGGATACGGCAAAGTCTTCCAAGTGAGAAAGCTGACAGGAAAAGATGCTGGCCACATTTTTGCCATGAAAGTGCTGAAGAAAGCCACGATTGTGCGAAATCAGAAAGACACAGCTCACACCAAAGCAGAGAGGAACATTTTGGAGGCAGTCAAGCATCCATTCATTGTCGACCTTATTTACGCTTTCCAAACTGGAGGGAAGCTTTACCTAATATTGGAGTACCTAAGTGGTGGAGAACTGTTCATGCATCTTGAAAGAGAGGGAATATTTATGGAGGATACAGCAAGCTTCTACCTTGCAGAAATCATTCTGGCTTTGGAGCATCTCCATTGCCAAGGCATCATTTATCGGTAATTCCGTCTTGAATTATGGGTGTTGCGTTTCTGCCTAACCAACGAATTCTGACCTTAGGGATTTGAAACCCGAGAATATCTTGCTGGATGCACACGGCCACGTCAAATTGACCGATTTTGGTTTATGCAAAGAATCTGTTGAAGACGGGGGCGTGACGCACACATTCTGTGGAACAATCGAATACATGTAAGGTCGTTGaactaataaaaaacgaattaGATCCAGTTCATCATGCCAAGTCGTGTTTGCAATAGGGCCCCGGAGATTCTGACGAGGAGTGGCCATGGCAAAGCTGTTGATTGGTGGTCTCTTGGCGCCCTTATGTATGATATGTTGACCGGAGCGGTATGTATTttgaaatcttttcttttgacatcTGACCGATGGTCGTCAAAAAAACTTATCCTCTTGTTTACTAGCCACCATTTACGGCTgaaaaccgaaagaaaacCATCGAGAAAATTTTGAAGGGAAAATTGAACCTTCCTCCTTATTTAACGCCAGACGCCCGTGATTTGATTCGCAGGCTGTTAAAGGTGGGTAGtgtatttttccttgttgcaAATAATTTGGTTTCTAATCCGTGTTATTTTCTCCAATACAGAGAGGAGTTGTCTCGCGTTTGGGCAGTACAGTCGCGGACGGCGAGCCTGTGCGGATGCACCCGTTTTTCAAGGCGATTGACTGGAATGAAGTGGCTTGTCGCAGACTGGATCCGCCCTTTAAACCTTGCCTCGTAAACTGTCAACATTTATTTTGATAATAACCTCTTATCAGTTAATCTGACTCGTGTAATATCCGAATGTTTAGGCTAGTGCCGATGACGTCTCCCAATTTGATACCCGTTTCACCAAACAGACCCCTATCGACTCGCCCGACGATTCTACTCTCAGTGAGAGTGCCAATATGGTCTTCCACGTAAATCCGAATCCTATTTTTTGAAACCAATTCCTTGATAATAAAAAACCCAATAATTGAACAGGGATTTACTTATGTCGCACCGTCTGTTCTGGAGGAGATGCATCGACCGCAAGTGATAAAGGCGCGATCACCTCGTAAAGGAATGTACACCCATGGTCATAGTATGACGACCCCTTTCGGCGGACATCGCCAGCCATTGGTAGAAACGGCCGAACCATCCAATGGAGTTGCGTGTTCCAGGACTACTGGATTCTATTTGAATCCTATGCCGTCGCAGCAgttgcaacaacagcagcttCATCAACAGCATCACCACCAACAAACGCAACAACACATTGACATTGACGAAGAAATGGTTTGGCATGACGACTCGTCGTCCATTTCGGCGGCGACTATTCCCGGGTCCAGTCAGCACTTCTATCCCAGCAATTTTCCGCTACCGCCGCATTTATGATGCgacagtgttttttttcccgccttcGCGATAGATCAATAGTTTCAGTGGACTATTATTACAACTATTACTAATTCTATTACTACGCTAGATATAAATTGGGTTTCAACCTCGGctcatttccccccccccccctcccaacgCCCATGCGAAGCcaaaatgcaaaagaaaaaaaaagaattcaacgaGATGTGAAATTTGTATAGTTCATAATAGCCAATAATctgttttcctctttcttctaGGATTTCTCTTTGGGCAGCCCTTTTGGTGATCCCTATAAGAGAAACCCCTTTACCTACGAATATTACAATTTCTCTTTCCCTGCCCCCTTAACCCTAAATTCCTTTATCTAGCAACGTGACCCATTCAAAGCTgcgtttcctctttttttaaactttcgGTTTATCTTGTTTTAGGTTTCCAAGTTTTTTCATCGATATTTCCCCTTTATTTTGTCAtctagggttttttttttcctaaattttCGGTTGCTCGTATTCCTACCTACCCAAATTAAcactttttttccctctttattCAGTGCCTTAAGTAAAGCGAGATAACTTAAAATATTCCTTTTATAACACATCTTGCAAACAAAAGTTTTGTTCGTCTCCAAACGTGAGCTTCAGGATGGATGAATTAGGCCCAGAAAGGATCAGGACTATGAAagatatcctttttttttttgttatattaatcaatagaaaagaaagttacatttaaaaaaataggataataataattcaataggagctaaaagaaattgaagatcGGAAGGGTGTGGCGTGACGATATCTTCGTCGCTGTTTTTCCTCCCCCAAAATCcgccacccttttttttttcactttaatttatccaacaatttttctttttcaagcgTGTCGTGATTTGTTTGTTATATCGCCCCGAATTACTTTCctcattctttatttttcggATTTTCGTTTCCCTCCGTTCGTCGACTTTACAACTCCAGAAAGCTCAAAAATGACTTCCCACCCGATAATGGAACTCTTTAAGTGTCGGTTCAGTGTTGGACGTGCAGTTAGTTATGGGGGATAGACGAACATATCGAATGCCCCCCAAACGCTTGGAAGCGATCCgctaattattattattcctttttagatcgagaaaaaacaaaatcctttaatttaaaaagtcaAATAGTTCAGCGCTTTCATGTCCCTCCACCAGCAACTAACATTTCGTGACTTGATTTGCGAAGATGTACAGATTGACACATCgacttcttcttcattttccttACTCACTTGATATGTGGACGCGCTaattatccattttttttttcatttgcctcaTGAAAACCTGTCGttcattgttttccttttttttaaattaaagcGCTTTCGCGATAGAGGAATAAGAATTAGAGAGTAAGCGTCGGAGGGCACAGTTGGAGATGACGAAAAAAATTAGACagtaaatcaataaaaaacagtttcttttttcctccttttgtGCGTCTGTATGTGTGCAAAATTCTTGTCCGTCTTTGCCTCTCCCCGATATCATTTTTTCCCCATTGTATACgtgttataattttttttttccctccccttttttcaaTGACGCAAATAAACGGTATGGAGAGCAATTAGATGGAAGCGATCCAGCGTCGGATTTGATCAAGTGCCTGTACAGCGCAAACAGCTCCTTCGGTTGAGGCTGCATCTTCGAGCAAAAGGATTTGTGTTGCTTCAGACAAGATGGCCTCGACAGCAACGATCCTTTCTTTAAATTCAGCTAATGTGCAATGCCCAGCTTCGTACGTCCGTTTGGCCAGCAGCAACATCGGCGCATACAACTCGTAAAGGGTAACTCCTAATTTAATAAACATTGAATGTCGGTAtcaattaaaattcaaaaactatttttaggGAAGGCGACAGACCTCTGACTCGAGTGAGTCCAGGTTCGACTACATCGGCGACGGATAGTAATTGTTGGCAAATGGAAATTTTACGTTCCAGCTGTTCCATCTTCAAGGTGTTGAGTAAATAATTTTCGTCTCGGCCGTACAGTTGGCTCAGTGATTGCCTGGCACTCGTGAACAAGAAATGATTGGGATGGAGCGACGAGGCGTGTCGGCTAAGAAACTCTTCCAACCTAATATCGTACGATTGAAACAAGGATTGCGTCTAATGGATTTGGCTGCTTACTTTTCAACGTCCTTTGGTCCAATGTTCTCAAATTCGTCTTTCAGTTGGTCAATCAGTTGGGTCACAACAGCTGCGTCTAACTGATGAGAGCAAGGAGAGCATTGCCATTGCGTTTCGTTCTCTTCCAGTGGCTGGATTGGAAGCATGATGCCAATCGGACATCTGGGGCAACGTAGTGCCGATAAAAACGTCAAACATTCCGTTGGATCTGAGCAACGGGGACAATCACATTCGAACATTTTGCTCTGACGCAAAACGGATCGACGATCATTTGTCCCtgcatttttaattgttttatagatttttaaaaattgaaatctcGATAAAAACGTA
Encoded proteins:
- the LOC130700356 gene encoding cell division cycle and apoptosis regulator protein 1-like codes for the protein MAHYNPSQKNPPWVRNNVQQQPMLAQQMTVQSVALSQPALTTTHLAAQNQIGQVQLTPAIQSHQVQIPLNQAHLLLNQQLTPASCTFGQVQINQAQLANIATSQHQATTHQTYFTPSISLQQNVGIPQGTIQIQPSSLVIPTSISTSIAPPGLAMPTTLSSVQNYTTTYAVNRSCVSQQQQTTVKQRVFSGLVTKLHENFGFIDEDVIFQASVVKGTAPQVGDRVLVEASYNGSMPFKWNATRVQVIAPPVLPQQQQPPQKLLAPTTFCQNDVNKQMNRDWSNRGRATTNDYRESDRATPKSRDSRTRERRSRSNSRSPGRKRSRSPQNSPPPRRRVRATPRYSVQIPKVSLDCREANLLELRRRYNHMYVPSDFLNSIYWWVDSFPIHRPLQLDSPVSFHIFDKDVEPPTENTAVYEPSDADYAYSAKVMLLSLLPMDEFVRKCCPDEDKEDFVHPARLIRFLVGHRGKNETMAIGGPWSPSLDGADPKSDPQVLIRTAIRTCKALTGIDLSACTQWYRVAEIRYHRVSSMKSRIENVLLFVPDVWSCVPTANQWETIVQSYMQPANEPAEADPEAKMEDEPKEDAVDPLKEASHYSKLEPKNLKFSELKSELEARNLSSKGMRTQLVPRLTIALKCEAEEEKRKREDAQLAEEEPQESGSGESSLPADETDSSRRLDFVASPQILVHPSPTAKGGKFSCSLVSLSVLLDYRLEDTKEHTFEVSLFSELINEMLMRDFGALVYRSVVNEYLRKEKRDKKEDEETEKKKRKEMKIGRLMNNAPLLLAYCYFDLSHANYIASKDLEDLFLTLGLQLSRAQVRKLLQKVITDDCLRYKKLIEKSVLMTKEEEDQPSDVPLDNSTYEVTNGKEVTASEPVGLILLNGVYVNVEQLLVRLEQSEESRRESELKFKLAQNQLATCRVDLTKSTETNSSLCRQLEAEKLRADSATEELTRLQECVNQYVHGISKIQAISNNLLASKGEVIKEEQIPLDSQTLQSVFLDKEEQ
- the LOC130700342 gene encoding ribosomal protein S6 kinase beta-2-like is translated as MAGVFDIDINDLDGNNVDLDGESDDDVIEVEQDQLADKEPFLLPSSYMDSPDVEAVQLSETTVNPGAEKTGPQDFELRRVLGRGGYGKVFQVRKLTGKDAGHIFAMKVLKKATIVRNQKDTAHTKAERNILEAVKHPFIVDLIYAFQTGGKLYLILEYLSGGELFMHLEREGIFMEDTASFYLAEIILALEHLHCQGIIYRDLKPENILLDAHGHVKLTDFGLCKESVEDGGVTHTFCGTIEYMAPEILTRSGHGKAVDWWSLGALMYDMLTGAPPFTAENRKKTIEKILKGKLNLPPYLTPDARDLIRRLLKRGVVSRLGSTVADGEPVRMHPFFKAIDWNEVACRRLDPPFKPCLASADDVSQFDTRFTKQTPIDSPDDSTLSESANMVFHGFTYVAPSVLEEMHRPQVIKARSPRKGMYTHGHSMTTPFGGHRQPLVETAEPSNGVACSRTTGFYLNPMPSQQLQQQQLHQQHHHQQTQQHIDIDEEMVWHDDSSSISAATIPGSSQHFYPSNFPLPPHL